A window from Dehalococcoidales bacterium encodes these proteins:
- a CDS encoding alcohol dehydrogenase catalytic domain-containing protein — MFAVGMIRGKPEVHDFKIPRPQITQPDEVLVRVKEVGLDGTDFGIVSQGTPDIAEGRNEMVMGHEMVGVVEEVGNEVKSLAPGDPVAVTVRRGCGICAPCLHNQSDMCMTGLFKERGIHQLDGYLTHYVVDREQYMVKIPSELTRRAVFTEALSIAEKGIEQIRVIQSRMPWACPHPEHSFQSRDWGGCKTALVVGAGPLGLLATVLIRLAKTNTFVADIVPEESPKARLVKNLGAQYIDASTRMPQEIVDICCKPSGNLNVIFEASGAAETAVHLIPFMSRSSICVMTGIPKGDLNIRLDAAELVRRIVRYNQVVVGSVNSNRMHFEMALKDLGQVDSRFGGVLREMITHRFRLNDYQRAFSLNDPEHIKTVVEVEPWD; from the coding sequence ATGTTTGCAGTAGGAATGATTCGGGGAAAGCCTGAAGTGCATGATTTTAAAATCCCTAGACCGCAGATAACACAACCGGATGAAGTGCTGGTAAGGGTCAAAGAGGTCGGTCTGGACGGAACAGATTTCGGCATTGTCAGTCAGGGAACGCCCGACATCGCTGAAGGGCGCAACGAAATGGTTATGGGGCATGAGATGGTTGGCGTGGTCGAGGAGGTAGGCAACGAGGTGAAGTCTTTGGCACCCGGCGACCCGGTAGCGGTGACCGTTCGCCGCGGCTGTGGCATCTGCGCTCCATGCCTGCACAACCAGAGCGATATGTGTATGACCGGCCTCTTCAAGGAGCGGGGTATTCACCAGCTTGACGGCTACCTGACTCATTACGTTGTTGACCGGGAACAATACATGGTAAAAATACCCTCCGAGTTGACCAGGCGGGCGGTTTTCACCGAGGCATTAAGCATAGCGGAGAAAGGGATTGAGCAGATAAGGGTTATCCAGTCCCGCATGCCCTGGGCCTGTCCGCATCCGGAGCATAGCTTTCAATCCAGAGACTGGGGTGGATGCAAAACGGCGCTGGTGGTAGGCGCCGGCCCCCTGGGTCTGCTGGCCACTGTTCTTATCAGACTGGCCAAAACGAATACGTTCGTTGCTGATATTGTGCCTGAAGAAAGCCCCAAAGCGCGCCTGGTCAAGAATCTGGGTGCCCAGTATATTGATGCCAGCACCAGGATGCCTCAGGAAATCGTGGATATCTGCTGCAAACCTTCCGGCAACCTCAACGTAATATTTGAAGCCTCCGGCGCTGCCGAAACCGCCGTGCATCTCATCCCCTTTATGTCTCGCAGCAGTATATGCGTGATGACCGGAATACCGAAGGGAGACTTAAACATCCGGTTAGACGCGGCTGAACTGGTGCGCCGGATAGTGCGCTATAACCAGGTGGTGGTGGGTAGCGTAAACTCCAACCGCATGCATTTTGAGATGGCGTTAAAAGACCTGGGACAGGTCGACTCCCGGTTTGGTGGTGTGTTACGTGAGATGATAACCCATCGTTTCCGGTTGAACGATTATCAGCGGGCTTTCAGCCTCAATGACCCGGAACACATAAAGACGGTGGTTGAAGTAGAGCCGTGGGATTAG